The Amblyomma americanum isolate KBUSLIRL-KWMA chromosome 3, ASM5285725v1, whole genome shotgun sequence genome window below encodes:
- the LOC144123076 gene encoding uncharacterized protein LOC144123076 — protein sequence MPKTQHGFEHLKVLSAEPAPLPQDVHQHHPHHADHIAYNFPHPPHVKVHGHHSRPSLVPHHDDGLQKRHAEAEVQTNVFYTAVQERTGLHAIKGLFPTQGTEKPSMKFPLHAWEDDDQDRGVNPFVMAAATLLVLLTLSVVFFLLKSSELVAALEKTTTTEESTGLRPRGLEATHSAFYTLSTNERSSVGTAKTSGAETSIVEPLDALSEVTADGTDTIRGVH from the exons ATGCCGAAAACCCAGCACGGCTTCGAACACCTCAAGGTGCTATCTGCAGAACCAGCGCCGCTACCACAAGACGTCCATCAGCATCACCCCCACCACGCTGATCACATTGCCTACAATTTCCCGCACCCGCCACACGTGAAAGTACACGGTCATCATTCTAGGCCTAGCCTGGTGCCCCATCACGACGATGGCTTGCAGAAACGCCATGCGGAAGCAGAAGTGCAAACCAACGTGTTTTACACCGCGGTCCAGGAACGAACCGGCCTGCACGCAATAAAAGGACTCTTTCCGACGCAG GGAACAGAGAAGCCATCCATGAAATTTCCGTTGCACGCGTGGGAGGACGACGACCAAGACCGGGGGGTGAACCCGTTCGTGATGGCGGCGGCCACACTGCTCGTCCTGCTCACACTCTCCGTCGTCTTCTTCTTGCTGAAGTCAAGCGAGTTGGTGGCTGCCTTGGAGAAGACGACCACAACCGAGGAATCCACCGGCCTGAGACCACGCGGCCTGGAAGCGACTCACTCGGCTTTCTATACTCTGTCGACAAACGAGCGCTCTTCGGTGGGCACCGCGAAAACCAGTGGTGCGGAGACGTCGATTGTAGAGCCATTGGACGCCCTTTCGGAGGTTACTGCTGACGGTACCGACACGATCCGCGGAGTGCATTGA